In Candidatus Aenigmatarchaeota archaeon, one DNA window encodes the following:
- a CDS encoding DUF3467 domain-containing protein, with translation MAEAEKKKVNLNIDPGKEAFYSNNVAIFNNPNEFVLDFAQVSPRMDMVDGKQMLTYIAKHNSVVLEPKQTKILLNLLKENVEKFEKRFGKIEVSKKQNDSKKPASKKFMDYIG, from the coding sequence ATGGCAGAAGCAGAAAAAAAGAAGGTTAACTTGAATATTGACCCTGGAAAGGAAGCTTTTTACTCGAATAATGTTGCCATATTCAATAACCCTAACGAATTTGTCCTTGATTTTGCGCAGGTAAGCCCCAGGATGGACATGGTTGACGGAAAGCAGATGCTCACCTATATAGCAAAACACAATTCTGTAGTGCTTGAGCCAAAGCAGACAAAAATTCTCCTAAACCTTCTCAAGGAAAATGTCGAGAAGTTTGAAAAAAGGTTTGGAAAAATTGAGGTTTCAAAGAAGCAGAATGATTCGAAAAAGCCCGCTTCAAAGAAGTTTATGGATTACATTGGCTAG
- the tpiA gene encoding triose-phosphate isomerase, giving the protein MLYLINFKTYFKGTGLNAVRLASIMADVSEENNVEMAAAVQPTDIDRVSKLVSVVSQHIDPIPYGAHTGQILPQAVRDAGAVGTLINHSERRIPLKEIENCVSVAKSCGLKTIVCVSDIKEAMEVSKLLPDSIAFEDPDLIGSGRSISKTKPDLVSRFVELLEELSPSVMPLCGAGISTREDVVKAKELGTRGVLVASSVVNAESPKEALLNLIL; this is encoded by the coding sequence ATGCTGTATCTTATAAATTTCAAGACTTATTTTAAGGGCACTGGCTTGAACGCAGTCCGGCTTGCAAGCATAATGGCAGATGTTTCAGAAGAAAATAATGTCGAGATGGCTGCTGCAGTCCAGCCGACAGATATTGACAGGGTAAGCAAGCTCGTTTCTGTAGTTTCCCAGCACATAGACCCGATTCCTTACGGCGCGCATACCGGCCAAATTCTTCCTCAGGCAGTAAGGGATGCAGGGGCGGTTGGAACCCTCATAAACCATTCGGAAAGGAGGATTCCCCTAAAGGAAATCGAAAACTGTGTTTCGGTTGCAAAGTCCTGCGGGCTTAAGACAATCGTTTGCGTTTCAGACATAAAGGAGGCAATGGAGGTTTCAAAGCTTCTTCCTGACTCGATTGCTTTTGAGGACCCTGACCTTATCGGCTCGGGCAGGTCTATTTCAAAGACAAAGCCGGACCTTGTGAGCCGATTTGTGGAACTCCTTGAAGAGCTAAGCCCTTCGGTGATGCCTCTTTGCGGGGCGGGCATAAGCACACGGGAAGACGTGGTGAAGGCAAAGGAGCTTGGGACGAGAGGCGTTTTGGTTGCGTCTTCAGTAGTGAACGCGGAAAGCCCAAAAGAAGCTCTTCTCAACTTAATCCTTTAG